In a single window of the Acidobacteriota bacterium genome:
- a CDS encoding KTSC domain-containing protein yields the protein MMSDFQPISSSNLAAGRYDADTRQLYIKFKADATEAYRYTVMPGVAKKFMATWDGKKGSAGKFFAEHIRGLAFEKIEV from the coding sequence ATGATGAGTGATTTTCAGCCTATAAGTTCGAGCAATCTGGCCGCAGGCCGATACGACGCTGATACGCGTCAGCTCTACATTAAATTCAAGGCGGATGCGACTGAAGCGTACCGCTACACGGTGATGCCGGGCGTGGCCAAGAAATTTATGGCGACGTGGGACGGCAAAAAAGGGTCCGCAGGCAAGTTCTTTGCAGAGCACATTCGCGGGCTGGCGTTCGAAAAGATCGAGGTCTAA
- a CDS encoding LysM peptidoglycan-binding domain-containing protein, whose protein sequence is MKQVYFSAKGSLAILLILGLHGIAYGQWGVSVKSDDRATVKEIAAKYGVNTNDLAAVNGLLPNSIVTRGRALRLPFEPCSVQSAPAIRGINLGADMNEIEKRFLKTRYPFVDGTEDLSVSNLGGEKIPGLDGIASLRLVSFEGNLYQVFVSYDFDVSWESIDEMVLQFNDSLGVPLTAWKVQSRREGDEATVECDGFTIKTRLVVGRGMLILTDVKTEHAIERRKKEAADAKKRAIKP, encoded by the coding sequence ATGAAACAGGTGTATTTTTCGGCAAAGGGTTCCCTGGCAATCCTTCTAATACTGGGTCTTCATGGGATTGCCTACGGACAGTGGGGGGTCTCGGTAAAGTCGGACGATCGGGCCACGGTGAAAGAGATCGCAGCGAAGTACGGCGTCAATACGAATGACTTAGCCGCCGTAAACGGCCTGCTGCCGAATTCGATCGTCACGCGTGGCCGTGCGTTGCGATTGCCCTTTGAGCCCTGTTCCGTTCAGTCGGCGCCAGCCATCCGCGGCATCAACCTCGGTGCGGATATGAATGAAATTGAAAAACGCTTTCTCAAGACGCGATATCCTTTTGTCGACGGCACTGAGGATCTAAGTGTATCTAACCTTGGTGGCGAGAAAATTCCGGGTCTCGACGGCATTGCCTCTCTGCGTCTGGTGAGTTTCGAGGGGAATCTGTATCAAGTATTTGTTAGCTACGATTTCGATGTTTCGTGGGAATCGATTGACGAAATGGTCTTGCAGTTCAACGATTCGTTGGGTGTCCCGCTTACTGCATGGAAAGTTCAGAGCCGGCGAGAGGGTGATGAGGCCACGGTCGAATGTGATGGGTTTACTATAAAGACGCGCCTTGTTGTGGGGCGCGGGATGCTTATCCTAACAGACGTTAAGACCGAACATGCGATTGAAAGGCGAAAGAAAGAGGCGGCAGATGCTAAAAAGCGGGCGATCAAGCCCTAA
- a CDS encoding ImmA/IrrE family metallo-endopeptidase: protein MQSFLDKISDLKCGWNERPLDENAFNRLAKKLKIHVRYMPLTVNGFYTCRKGRHYIVINQKLSPRLAEFVMFHELGHYLMHSPSNDAIDNYCGSATHSRDEKEADAFAYCALLPLGLFAMRSVEELADIYGSGFVMRRLEVYERYGI from the coding sequence ATGCAGAGCTTTCTCGACAAGATCAGCGATCTCAAGTGCGGCTGGAATGAAAGGCCGCTGGACGAGAATGCGTTCAACAGGCTAGCCAAAAAGCTGAAGATCCACGTCCGATACATGCCGCTGACCGTAAACGGATTTTATACCTGTCGGAAAGGACGGCATTATATCGTTATCAATCAAAAGCTTTCTCCGCGATTAGCCGAATTTGTAATGTTTCATGAGCTGGGACATTATCTGATGCACTCGCCAAGTAACGACGCCATCGATAACTATTGCGGGTCGGCGACGCATAGCCGCGATGAAAAGGAGGCCGACGCATTTGCATATTGTGCTTTGCTACCGCTCGGCTTGTTTGCCATGCGGTCGGTCGAGGAGCTGGCGGATATCTACGGCTCGGGATTTGTTATGCGACGCCTTGAGGTCTATGAGCGATACGGAATCTAA